In a single window of the Hoyosella subflava DQS3-9A1 genome:
- a CDS encoding TlpA family protein disulfide reductase translates to MTTASTTLDEGARYRIDRPTFKVIMRDLRIPSNDLGAGDAIPDVDLPTTEGGRFTTDSIAADGRPILLVFGSLTCPVTESAGRGLLDLHRRYGDVIRFVVVNVREAHPGADIPQPRVIGEKMHNARNLKGHHGFAFEVAVDDIHGSVHRAFGARPSSAYIIDPSGIIVFRAHWSNILEPIEEALRAVIAGRAPSRAKVGQTARALIRMAAYSDVALGAAGRGALRDFWRAAPPAAALIAVSSLFRFLPSERRAAPTVTATLAIGITAATGMWLLLMPLHAVPRRVLQLVALRMSRC, encoded by the coding sequence ATGACCACAGCGAGCACTACCCTCGACGAAGGCGCCCGCTACCGCATCGACCGGCCCACGTTCAAGGTCATCATGCGCGATCTGCGCATTCCCAGCAACGACCTGGGAGCCGGAGACGCGATTCCCGACGTCGACCTGCCCACGACTGAGGGCGGCCGGTTCACGACCGACAGTATCGCCGCGGACGGCCGCCCCATCCTGCTCGTCTTCGGTTCACTGACGTGCCCTGTCACAGAGAGCGCTGGGCGCGGGCTGTTGGACCTGCACCGCAGGTACGGTGACGTGATCCGGTTTGTTGTGGTGAACGTACGGGAGGCGCATCCCGGAGCGGATATTCCGCAGCCTCGCGTGATCGGCGAGAAGATGCATAACGCCCGGAATCTCAAAGGCCACCATGGGTTTGCTTTCGAGGTGGCCGTCGACGACATCCACGGATCCGTGCACCGCGCGTTCGGCGCGCGCCCCAGTTCGGCGTACATCATCGATCCGTCCGGAATCATCGTGTTCCGGGCACACTGGTCGAACATCCTGGAGCCGATCGAGGAAGCGCTGCGTGCCGTGATCGCGGGCAGGGCACCATCGCGAGCGAAGGTGGGGCAGACGGCACGTGCCCTGATCCGGATGGCGGCGTATTCGGATGTCGCGCTCGGCGCAGCTGGTCGCGGAGCGCTGCGCGACTTCTGGCGAGCCGCGCCACCGGCAGCCGCGTTGATCGCAGTGTCGAGCCTCTTCCGGTTCCTGCCGAGTGAAAGGCGCGCCGCACCGACTGTGACAGCCACGCTTGCGATCGGCATTACCGCGGCCACCGGCATGTGGCTGCTGCTGATGCCGCTCCACGCTGTCCCACGACGAGTTTTGCAACTAGTTGCACTAAGAATGAGCCGCTGCTAG
- a CDS encoding NADPH-dependent 2,4-dienoyl-CoA reductase, translated as MPNYPHLWEPLDLGFTTLKNRVVMGSMHLGLEEAPNGFARMAAFYAERAAGDVGLIVTGGIAPNNAGRHVAHGATMTSAQDARRHQVITKAVHQNDGKIAMQILHFGRYADHQDLVGPSAIQAPINRRVPRALDEPEIEQTIDDFARAAEFAREAGYDGVEIMGSEGYLINSFLAARTNRRTDDWGGDFDRRTRFAIEIMRRTRERVGEDFIVIFRLSVLDLVEGGSTLEENLQLGKELEAAGATIINTGIGWHESRVPTIATSVPRAAFAGATARLKQAVGIPVVASNRINTPEVAEQLLADGVSDLISMARPFLADPAFIIKARAGRPARINTCIGCNQACIDHTLGGEITSCLVNPRACNETLISLSAVRTRKLIGVVGAGPAGMAFALAAAQRGHEVELHDAADTLGGQFDVARRIPGKEEFAETLRHFTTELDTYGVNVKLGRAVTPSDIAGASYDEVVIATGITPRELDLEGSDHPKVVGYLDVLRGTRVPGRSVAIIGAGGIGFDVAEFITQEGPSASLDIEAFNRHWGVDPDYETAGGLTPQTAQPAARTVYLLQRKKTKVGAGLGLTTGWIHRAELAGRGVKMIPDVSYLKVDDDGLHVEIAAEPTVLAVDTVIVCAGQEPNRDLYDALVADGLTPHLIGGAKVAAELDAKRAIRQGVELAAAL; from the coding sequence GTGCCCAACTACCCTCATCTCTGGGAGCCCCTCGATCTGGGTTTCACCACCCTGAAGAACCGCGTGGTAATGGGCTCCATGCATCTCGGCCTGGAGGAGGCTCCGAATGGCTTCGCGCGCATGGCGGCGTTTTATGCCGAGCGCGCCGCTGGTGATGTGGGCTTAATCGTGACGGGGGGAATTGCGCCTAACAACGCTGGCCGCCATGTGGCCCACGGAGCGACGATGACCTCGGCGCAGGACGCGCGCCGGCACCAGGTCATCACAAAGGCGGTGCATCAGAATGACGGCAAGATCGCCATGCAGATACTGCACTTCGGGCGATACGCCGACCATCAGGATCTGGTCGGTCCGAGCGCTATCCAGGCGCCTATCAACCGGCGCGTGCCCCGAGCGCTCGACGAGCCGGAAATAGAGCAGACCATCGACGACTTTGCGAGGGCCGCCGAATTCGCCCGTGAGGCCGGTTACGACGGTGTCGAAATCATGGGCTCGGAGGGGTACCTGATCAATAGCTTCCTCGCAGCCCGGACCAACCGGCGCACCGATGACTGGGGCGGTGACTTCGATCGGCGCACGCGGTTTGCCATCGAGATCATGCGGCGTACCCGGGAGCGCGTGGGGGAAGACTTCATCGTCATCTTCCGCCTGTCGGTACTCGACCTGGTCGAGGGTGGATCGACTCTGGAGGAAAACCTGCAGCTCGGCAAAGAACTAGAGGCCGCAGGAGCAACGATTATCAACACGGGTATCGGGTGGCACGAATCCAGGGTTCCGACGATCGCGACCTCCGTGCCGCGGGCCGCTTTCGCGGGCGCTACGGCAAGGTTGAAGCAGGCCGTCGGTATCCCAGTGGTGGCCAGCAACCGGATCAACACCCCCGAGGTTGCCGAGCAGCTACTGGCCGACGGTGTCAGCGATCTCATCTCGATGGCCCGGCCGTTCCTTGCTGACCCTGCGTTCATCATCAAAGCGCGGGCCGGCCGGCCGGCCCGGATCAATACCTGCATCGGCTGCAACCAGGCCTGCATCGACCACACTCTCGGTGGGGAAATCACCTCATGTCTGGTCAACCCGCGCGCCTGCAACGAAACGCTAATCAGTCTGTCTGCGGTGCGCACGCGCAAGCTGATCGGAGTCGTCGGAGCCGGACCTGCGGGGATGGCGTTCGCCCTTGCTGCCGCCCAGCGAGGTCACGAGGTCGAGTTGCACGACGCCGCTGACACCCTCGGCGGTCAGTTCGACGTCGCCAGGAGGATTCCGGGCAAGGAGGAGTTCGCGGAGACGCTGCGCCACTTCACTACCGAATTGGACACCTATGGGGTGAACGTCAAGCTGGGGCGCGCAGTGACACCCTCGGACATCGCTGGTGCGTCCTACGACGAGGTGGTAATCGCAACGGGCATCACGCCACGCGAACTCGACCTCGAAGGCTCGGACCATCCGAAGGTCGTGGGATACCTCGACGTTCTGCGGGGCACCCGTGTGCCTGGCCGCTCAGTTGCGATCATCGGTGCCGGGGGCATCGGCTTCGATGTCGCCGAGTTCATCACGCAGGAGGGGCCCTCCGCGAGCCTTGACATTGAGGCGTTCAATCGGCATTGGGGAGTCGATCCGGACTACGAAACCGCGGGTGGGCTGACCCCGCAGACAGCTCAACCCGCAGCGCGCACGGTCTACCTGCTCCAGCGCAAGAAGACCAAGGTGGGCGCCGGGCTTGGACTCACCACCGGCTGGATCCACCGGGCTGAACTTGCCGGCAGAGGAGTCAAGATGATTCCCGACGTCTCCTACCTCAAGGTTGACGACGACGGTCTGCACGTGGAGATCGCCGCTGAGCCAACGGTCCTGGCGGTGGACACGGTGATCGTTTGCGCCGGCCAGGAACCCAACCGGGACCTCTACGACGCCCTCGTGGCAGATGGCCTTACGCCACACCTGATCGGTGGCGCGAAGGTCGCGGCGGAGTTGGATGCTAAGCGGGCCATCCGCCAGGGAGTCGAGTTGGCGGCCGCGCTGTAA
- a CDS encoding SDR family oxidoreductase produces the protein MNHRAREKLVAKVPLSRTGAPSDIAAAAAFLCSAEAAYITGGCSTLTAASASGRRFDDHRPTSAHHIMPVRSAAWRGCLVVQGL, from the coding sequence ATGAATCACCGAGCCCGCGAAAAGCTGGTAGCCAAAGTCCCGCTCAGCAGGACGGGGGCGCCGTCGGATATAGCGGCCGCAGCGGCTTTCCTGTGTTCGGCCGAGGCGGCCTACATCACAGGTGGGTGCTCGACGTTGACGGCGGCATCGGCATCGGGTCGTCGATTCGATGATCACCGCCCAACATCGGCGCATCACATCATGCCAGTGAGGTCAGCAGCGTGGCGGGGATGTCTGGTCGTTCAAGGGCTATGA
- a CDS encoding alpha/beta fold hydrolase produces the protein MSESIDTKSGIAIPGTISQLLDPIPGGDPRQGKLRYLTGGTGAPLVLLHTVRTQAEHFRHLIPLVQDRYTVYALDLPGMGYSEIVPGVSYDEPAMRAAVVNLVSQLDLRDVTLLGESMGGVLALSAAADLQERVRRVVAINAYDYPGGIARSSLLARLVITGVLAPGIGRAIAGVEPKPIMRAILRGGLSDKSALRADYLDELLKVGRRAGYPTVARAVYGNLPSLIAARSRYSEVSAPVHLIYGQKDWSRRSDREANRLLLPNADFAEFPHTGHFIALERPDIPATLLTSLA, from the coding sequence ATGTCCGAGAGCATCGACACTAAGTCCGGGATCGCGATCCCCGGAACGATCAGCCAGCTTCTTGACCCAATCCCCGGCGGCGACCCCCGGCAGGGCAAACTGCGCTACCTCACTGGTGGAACCGGCGCACCACTCGTCCTGCTGCACACGGTGCGCACCCAGGCCGAGCACTTCCGCCACCTCATTCCGCTTGTCCAGGATCGGTACACCGTTTACGCGCTCGACCTGCCAGGCATGGGCTACTCCGAGATCGTCCCCGGCGTGTCGTACGACGAGCCCGCCATGCGAGCGGCGGTCGTGAACCTCGTAAGCCAACTCGATCTGCGCGACGTCACGCTGCTCGGAGAATCCATGGGCGGCGTACTGGCACTCTCTGCCGCGGCCGACCTCCAGGAGCGGGTGCGGCGCGTCGTGGCAATCAACGCCTACGACTACCCTGGCGGGATCGCCAGGTCCAGCCTCTTGGCTCGACTGGTCATCACCGGCGTGCTCGCGCCCGGAATCGGTCGGGCGATCGCCGGAGTGGAGCCGAAGCCGATCATGCGGGCCATCCTCCGCGGTGGGCTCAGCGACAAGAGTGCACTGCGGGCGGACTACCTCGACGAGCTGCTCAAGGTGGGCCGTCGAGCGGGCTATCCGACCGTAGCCCGTGCCGTATACGGCAACCTTCCGAGCCTCATCGCGGCCCGCTCTCGCTACTCCGAGGTGAGCGCACCGGTCCATCTCATATATGGGCAGAAGGACTGGTCTCGGCGGTCGGATCGAGAGGCGAATCGACTCCTGCTGCCAAACGCCGACTTTGCGGAGTTCCCGCATACTGGGCACTTCATAGCCCTTGAACGACCAGACATCCCCGCCACGCTGCTGACCTCACTGGCATGA
- a CDS encoding winged helix-turn-helix transcriptional regulator: protein MTVQLEGFLATRGDTALGDWCPLSRALEVIGNRTALLLLREAFYGATRFDQLWKRVGVTEAVAAQRLRALVEAGVLEKQPYREPGQRTRSEYVLTPAGHDLMPVLLGLIQWGVEHGPEGGGATVTHAGCGAEVRAVVHCAAGHEVGESDVVIAAAARA from the coding sequence ATGACTGTGCAGCTCGAAGGTTTCTTGGCTACTCGTGGTGACACGGCCCTGGGGGATTGGTGCCCGCTCAGCCGGGCCCTCGAGGTGATCGGCAATCGAACTGCGCTGCTCTTGCTTCGCGAGGCCTTCTACGGCGCGACCCGGTTCGATCAGCTCTGGAAGCGGGTCGGCGTGACGGAGGCTGTCGCCGCGCAGCGCCTGCGCGCGCTGGTCGAGGCGGGAGTGCTCGAGAAGCAGCCCTACCGCGAGCCCGGCCAGCGGACGCGCAGCGAGTACGTCCTCACGCCCGCCGGTCACGACCTGATGCCGGTGCTCCTCGGCTTAATCCAATGGGGTGTGGAGCACGGGCCCGAAGGCGGTGGCGCGACCGTGACTCATGCCGGCTGTGGCGCCGAGGTGCGTGCCGTCGTGCACTGCGCGGCCGGTCATGAGGTGGGGGAGTCAGACGTGGTCATCGCGGCGGCAGCTCGAGCGTAG
- a CDS encoding TetR/AcrR family transcriptional regulator: MPANKPRQDREEKRLELITAARRLFIEDGYEATSMSALAKAAGVSGNTIYWYFGDKDDVLVAVLNAVLSDALTDYQEVTARPLEEQLLWVVRTLQQMRRLVATVHARATQSPAVDGWHTGFHLMTETLLRSTLEQSGLTGVNIDAEVKIAVFTIEGLLSHNLEDADQQAICRRLTQQWTSS; this comes from the coding sequence ATGCCTGCCAATAAACCCCGACAGGATCGGGAGGAGAAACGGCTGGAGTTGATCACCGCCGCCCGCCGATTGTTCATCGAGGATGGCTACGAGGCGACGTCGATGAGCGCACTGGCCAAGGCTGCAGGGGTCTCCGGGAACACGATCTACTGGTACTTCGGCGATAAGGATGACGTCTTGGTCGCCGTGCTGAACGCAGTCCTCAGTGACGCGCTGACCGACTACCAAGAGGTGACGGCGCGGCCACTGGAGGAACAGTTGCTGTGGGTCGTCCGCACACTGCAGCAGATGCGGCGGTTGGTCGCCACGGTGCATGCCCGCGCGACGCAGTCGCCAGCCGTAGACGGGTGGCACACCGGGTTTCATCTGATGACGGAAACGCTATTGCGCTCAACGCTGGAGCAGTCCGGCTTGACAGGCGTGAATATCGACGCCGAGGTCAAGATTGCCGTCTTCACAATCGAAGGCTTGCTCAGCCACAACCTCGAGGACGCCGACCAGCAGGCCATCTGCCGCCGCCTGACGCAGCAATGGACCAGCTCGTAA
- a CDS encoding alpha/beta hydrolase, which yields MSSYTREDVTFDSHGTSCAAWLYRPAGVENPPIVVMAHGFAAIRALRLDAYAARFAEAGYAVLVFDYRGWGDSSGEPRRVLDIGAQQQDWRAGVAYARSIEGVDTTRVVAWGSSFGGGHALHLAAVDHDLAAVIAQVPHISGPASAFARSPQMIARLIGAGVRDQLGALIGREPHRLSAVGEPGSVAMMTSPDALPMAERLAGDRYEELLGENDVAARIALRVPFYSPGRSAHKITAPTLVQIAKHDIVTPFDVAMKAARRIPKGEIRTYDCQHFEPYLEPHFDTVVADQLAFLATHVPPVPDLA from the coding sequence ATGAGTAGTTACACCCGCGAGGACGTCACGTTCGACTCTCACGGCACTTCGTGTGCAGCCTGGCTGTACCGCCCGGCTGGCGTCGAGAACCCGCCCATCGTCGTCATGGCGCACGGGTTTGCCGCCATTCGGGCGCTGCGCCTGGACGCCTATGCGGCTCGATTCGCCGAGGCGGGATACGCCGTGCTGGTCTTCGATTACCGCGGTTGGGGTGACAGCTCCGGTGAGCCGCGGCGGGTGCTGGACATTGGTGCCCAGCAGCAGGACTGGCGCGCCGGCGTTGCCTACGCTCGCAGCATCGAGGGCGTCGACACTACGCGCGTGGTGGCGTGGGGTTCCTCGTTCGGCGGCGGGCACGCACTGCATCTGGCCGCCGTAGACCACGACCTGGCCGCCGTCATCGCTCAGGTGCCGCACATCAGCGGGCCGGCTTCGGCGTTCGCGCGCTCCCCGCAGATGATCGCCCGTCTGATCGGAGCCGGCGTGCGCGATCAGCTCGGGGCTCTTATTGGGCGCGAGCCGCACCGGCTGTCGGCTGTCGGTGAGCCGGGCAGCGTCGCGATGATGACGTCACCAGACGCGCTGCCCATGGCCGAGCGACTAGCCGGCGATCGATACGAGGAACTCCTCGGAGAGAACGACGTCGCCGCCCGCATCGCCTTGCGCGTGCCGTTCTACTCTCCGGGCCGCAGCGCCCACAAGATCACCGCTCCGACGTTGGTGCAGATCGCTAAGCACGACATCGTCACTCCGTTCGATGTCGCGATGAAGGCGGCCCGTCGCATCCCCAAGGGTGAGATCCGTACCTACGATTGCCAGCACTTCGAGCCTTACCTCGAGCCTCACTTCGACACGGTCGTCGCTGACCAGCTCGCTTTTCTCGCCACTCATGTCCCGCCGGTCCCGGACTTGGCATGA
- a CDS encoding wax ester/triacylglycerol synthase domain-containing protein, whose amino-acid sequence MSGQSYRLSVLDSTFLRIESSDTPMHVGMLMEFTIPQSAGPGFVAAVVAELREQRPLRRPFNQVLLGGPVSRLVPAARTIETLDMEYHVRHTALPRRFAIYVKIHHALTRVNGIRLATDQLAVTPDGTWFAPWQQAPPSVGKGRRVKADRTQVAPHQAVGSFVRGLASLRRKDAAGEPVRVPFEAPSSVLNTPVTNARRVATQQLDLDRVKAVGKRSGVSVNDVFLAACGDALRRYLIDHDGLPECSLVAGVPVSLREEGQEGGNAVGFVWSVLGTDIAGPVERLAAVHRSMKVAKDHLRTVAPSVRPAFTLMTMVLPVVVLLTGQGARIKRPSMNVTILGEALDALAAEVDTRWARSVPPLPAQAGGSGSRMSALKLAKRGQPIRLTDTTTDLYRRPTPMAGLNPLTPELEQT is encoded by the coding sequence ATGAGCGGGCAGTCATACCGCCTGTCCGTCCTCGACTCGACTTTCCTGCGAATCGAGAGCAGTGACACTCCGATGCACGTCGGAATGCTGATGGAGTTCACCATCCCGCAGTCTGCAGGGCCCGGGTTCGTCGCCGCCGTCGTTGCCGAGCTGCGCGAGCAGCGGCCACTGCGTCGCCCGTTCAACCAGGTGCTCCTGGGTGGTCCGGTCTCGCGGCTTGTTCCCGCGGCGCGCACGATCGAGACGCTCGACATGGAGTACCACGTCCGGCATACTGCACTGCCACGCCGCTTCGCGATCTACGTCAAGATTCACCACGCGCTCACCAGAGTAAACGGGATTCGGCTCGCAACGGATCAGTTGGCAGTGACCCCGGATGGCACGTGGTTCGCTCCGTGGCAGCAGGCTCCGCCGTCCGTGGGGAAGGGCCGGCGGGTGAAGGCGGATCGAACCCAGGTTGCGCCGCACCAGGCTGTCGGTTCGTTCGTCCGTGGGCTGGCGAGCCTCCGGCGCAAGGACGCAGCCGGTGAGCCCGTCCGGGTTCCGTTCGAGGCGCCTTCTTCTGTGCTCAACACGCCCGTAACCAACGCTCGCCGGGTCGCGACCCAGCAGCTCGACTTGGATCGGGTCAAGGCGGTCGGCAAGCGTTCTGGCGTCTCTGTGAACGATGTCTTTCTTGCTGCCTGTGGAGATGCGTTGCGCCGCTACCTCATCGATCACGACGGCCTGCCCGAGTGTTCGCTGGTTGCCGGAGTCCCCGTGAGCCTGCGTGAGGAGGGGCAGGAGGGAGGCAACGCCGTCGGCTTCGTTTGGTCAGTATTGGGCACCGACATCGCTGGCCCCGTCGAGCGCCTCGCAGCAGTGCACCGGTCTATGAAGGTGGCCAAAGACCACCTGAGGACAGTGGCTCCGTCGGTGCGACCAGCTTTCACGCTCATGACCATGGTGCTACCAGTCGTCGTCCTCCTGACTGGGCAGGGAGCCCGTATCAAGCGGCCGTCCATGAACGTCACCATCCTGGGGGAGGCGCTCGATGCCCTCGCGGCCGAAGTAGACACCAGATGGGCGAGGTCGGTGCCGCCGTTACCGGCGCAGGCCGGGGGATCGGGCTCGCGGATGAGCGCATTGAAGCTGGCCAAGCGCGGACAACCCATTCGCCTCACCGACACGACGACCGACCTGTACAGACGGCCGACGCCAATGGCGGGCCTGAATCCACTCACTCCCGAACTGGAGCAGACATGA
- a CDS encoding SDR family oxidoreductase encodes MNKKTVVITGATAGIGRATALRFARAGYCVAAYGRNQSALDSLRLELGPDGIAERLDVRDAEAWRIRLEELAVVSGGRLDVLVNNAGVLASGPFAEIPLEEQQAILDINVGGMINGCHIAYPYLRTTPGAKVINLASASAIYGQPELATYSATKFAIRGLTEALELEWAKDDIKVSAVWPLFVDTGMVDGVDIASTRNLGVSLTTDDVADTILAVAESRSRLPHRVHRAVGRQAQGLMTLASVAPGWLIREINKRVAHS; translated from the coding sequence ATGAATAAGAAGACAGTCGTCATAACCGGAGCCACCGCCGGAATCGGCCGAGCCACAGCACTGCGCTTCGCTCGCGCGGGCTACTGCGTTGCGGCTTATGGACGTAACCAGTCCGCCCTCGACTCGCTGCGTCTCGAGCTAGGACCGGACGGCATCGCGGAGCGGCTCGACGTCCGCGACGCCGAAGCCTGGCGGATCCGGCTCGAGGAATTGGCCGTCGTCAGCGGCGGGCGACTGGATGTGCTGGTCAACAACGCCGGCGTGCTCGCCTCCGGGCCGTTCGCCGAGATCCCTCTTGAGGAGCAGCAAGCGATTCTCGACATCAACGTTGGCGGAATGATCAATGGTTGTCATATCGCGTACCCGTACCTACGGACGACGCCAGGTGCCAAGGTGATCAATCTGGCCTCGGCATCTGCGATATACGGGCAGCCCGAGCTCGCCACGTATTCCGCCACCAAGTTTGCCATCCGGGGACTTACCGAGGCGCTCGAGCTCGAATGGGCCAAGGACGACATCAAGGTCAGCGCGGTGTGGCCGCTCTTCGTCGACACCGGGATGGTCGATGGCGTCGACATCGCCAGCACCAGGAACCTTGGCGTTTCGCTCACCACCGACGATGTCGCCGACACCATCCTCGCGGTCGCTGAGAGCCGGTCCCGGCTGCCGCACAGGGTGCACCGGGCTGTCGGCCGGCAAGCCCAGGGACTCATGACCCTGGCCAGCGTGGCTCCGGGATGGCTCATTCGCGAGATCAACAAGCGGGTCGCGCATTCCTGA